From Anas acuta chromosome 20, bAnaAcu1.1, whole genome shotgun sequence, a single genomic window includes:
- the ABCA2 gene encoding ATP-binding cassette sub-family A member 2 isoform X5, with product MGFLHQLHLLLWKNVTLKRRSPWVLTFEIFIPLVLFFILLGLRQKKPTIPVKEAFYTAAPLTSAGILPIMQSLCPDGQRDEFGFLQYSNSTVTQLLEHLSEVVEQSNLFDPDHPGLEEELESLRRRLEALSSSEPSSMETHFSSQAGSGFTLGWAAKDQGELQRFLMQNLSLPNDTTELLLGSSIDLREVYHLLFGSSPLAPDNVHEQDLWDQFGPSDKISQLEKSLPSSWRSLREGLVHSALRNPSTALQRPALLRLLSQALGLASATTAPSGSYSPQAFVTEMEGVLFTAPVLEQLTCEHSSGTLRRLLRVAPSQQPLLQAYRALVCNGSRAAREERFTLLAAELRDQLDVPKIISRLQLDEVNSTAAQHRLRTLLEDLMEMEKVLHDMDILSALARLLPRGACTSKAPPPTANSTGWASANATASNATVEEEGARGDLAGGDNPQGQFSAFVQLWAGLQPILCGNNRTIEPEALKQGNMSSLGFTSKEQRNLGLLVHLMTSNPKILYAPVGTEVDKVILKANETFAFVGNVTHYAKAWLNISPEIRAYLEEGRLQRRIRWLQQFTTDLHKHPEILNVSENDLLRNLLNGNFSLPNASVLLQQLDTIDNAACGWVHFMAKVSVDIFKGFPDEESIVNYTLNQAYQDNVTVFASVIFQTNRDGSLPPHVMYKIRQNSSFTEKTNEIRRAYWRPGPNTGGRFYFLYGFVWIQDMMERALINTFVGHDVVEPGNYVQMFPYPCYTRDDFLFVIEHMMPLCMVISWVYSVAMMIQHIVTEKEHRLKEVMKMMGLNNAVHWVAWFITGFVQLSISVTALTAILKYGKVLMHSDVLIIWLFLAIYAVATIMFCFLVSVLYSKAKLASACGGIIYFLSYVPYMYVAIREEVAHDKITAFEKCIASLMSTTAFGLGSKYFALYEVAGVGIQWHTFSQSPVEGDDFNLLLSMMMLIIDAVVYGVLTWYIEAVHPGMFGLPRPWYFPFQKSYWLGNGRVETWEWTWPWSHTTRLSIMEEDQACAMESRRLEETRGIEEEPTHLPLVVCIDKLTKVYKTDKKLALNKLSLNLYENQVVSFLGHNGAGKTTTMSILTGLFPPTSGSATIYGHDIRTEMDEIRKNLGMCPQHNVLFDKLTVEEHLWFYSQLKSMAEEEIRKEMDKMIEDLELSNKRHSLVQTLSGGMKRKLSVAIAFVGGSRAVILDEPTAGVDPYARRAIWDLILKYKPGRTILLSTHHMDEADLLGDRIAIISHGKLKCCGSPLFLKSTYGDGYKLTVVKRQSDTRNSTEPGQPHSPLGHSSVSPCSEPRVSQFIKKYVASCLLISDTNTELSYILPSEAVKKGCFERLFQHLEQSLEELDLTSFGLMDTTLEEVFLKVSEEDQSLENSDVDMKESKKDALQPPVPELGPKPEANGEPLAEVDVPEKPEVELSNLVTCSKLAQSQASLRSASSVGSVRGDEGGAYSEFFGDYSPLFDNHQDPDNISLQDQEADVEAEDHDLAGQGTFKLEGSWLKLRQFHGLIVKRFHCAKRNTKALFSQILLPAFFVCVAMTVALSVPEIGDLPPLILSPSQYHNYTQPKGNFIPYANEERREYRIRLSPDASPQQLVNTFHLPSGIGATCVLKTAFNNTLDQPMQTLNLNSNESKMLAAKYFDAMCIDSFTQGLPLSNFVPPPPSPAPSDYPISVDEDLLHAWNSTIFSSAIKETVTSAPALPRIIHEPIKCTCSMQGTGFSCPSGVGGHPPQMKVVTGDILADITGRNVSEYLLYTSDRFRLHRYGALTFGNVQKSIPASFGARAPAMVRKIAVRRTAQVFYNNKGYHSMPTYLNALNNAILRANLPKSKGNPAAYGITVTNHPMNKTSASLSLDYLLQGTDVVIAIFIIVAMSFVPASFVVFLVAEKATKAKHLQFVSGCDPVIYWLANYVWDMLNYLVPATCCIIILFVFDLPAYTSPTNFPAVLSLFLLYGWSITPIMYPASFWFEVPSSAYVFLIVINLFIGITATVATFLLQLFEHDKDLKVVNSYLKSCFLVFPNYNLGHGLMEMAYNEYINEYYAKIGQFDKMKSPFEWDIVTRGLVAMTIEGFVGFFITIMCQYNFFRKPQRLPVSTKPIEDDIDVANERHRVLRGDADNDMLKIENLTKVYKSRKIGRILAVDRLCVGVRPGECFGLLGVNGAGKTTTFKMLTGDESTTGGEAFVNGHSILKELLQVQQSLGYCPQFDALFDELTAQEHLELYTRLRGIPWKDEERVVKWALKKLELTKYADKPASTYSGGNKRKLSTAIALIGYPAFIFLDEPTTGMDPKARRFLWNLILDVIKTGRSVVLTSHSMEECEALCTRLAIMVNGRLKCLGSIQHLKNRFGDGYMITVRTKSSLNVKEVVRFFNRNFPEAILKERHHTKAQYQLKSDQISLAQVFSKMEQVVDVLGIEDYSVSQTTLDNVFVNFAKKQSDNLEQQETSPSCAMQSPLEHVLSLLRPRATPTELQALVVEEQEDLETDDEGLISFEEERAQLSFNTDTLC from the exons tGGGTGCTGACTTTTGAGATCTTCATCCCACTGGTGctcttcttcatcctcctgGGACTGCGACAGAAGAAGCCAACCATCCCTGTGAAGGAAG CTTTCTACACGGCGGCCCCACTCACCTCGGCTGGGATCCTGCCTATCATGCAGTCCCTGTGTCCCGATGGCCAGCGTGATGAGTTTGGCTTCCTGCAGTACTCCAACTCCAC GGTGACacagctcctggagcacctcaGTGAGGTGGTGGAGCAGAGTAACTTATTTGACCCAGACCACCCGGGCctggaggaggagctggagtcCCTGCGTCGGCGCCTGGAGGCCCTCAGCAGCAGCGAGCCCAGCTCCATGGAGACCCACTTCAGCAGCCAAGCAG GGTCTGGCTTCACACTGGGGTGGGCAGCCAAGGACCAGGGTGAGCTGCAGCGCTTCCTCATGCAGAACCTGTCCCTCCCCAACGACACGACTGAGCTCCTCTTGGGCTCCAGCATTGACCTGCGGGAG GTATATCACCTGTTGTTTGGGTCCTCTCCTTTGGCACCAGACAATGTCCATGAACAAGACCTGTGGGATCAGTTTGGACCCAGTGACAAGATCTCACAGCTGGAG AAGAgccttcccagcagctggagaagcctGCGGGAAGGGCTGGTCCACAGCGCGCTGCGCAACCcctccacagccctgcagaggccAGCGTTGCTCCGCCTGCTCTCTCAGGCCCTGGGCCTTGCCAGTGCCACCACAGCACCTTCAGGCTCCTACAGCCCCCAGGCCTTTGTCACGGAGATGGAG ggtgTTCTCTTCACAGCAccagtgctggagcagctgaCGTGCGAGCATAGCTCTGGGACGCTGCGCCGCCTCCTGCGTGTGGCCCCAAGCCAGCAGCCGCTGCTGCAGGCATACCGGGCGCTGGTGTGCAATGGCAGCCGGGCAGCCCGCGAGGAGCGCTtcaccctgctggctgctgagctGCGGGACCAGCTGGATGTCCCCAAGATCATCAGCAGG CTGCAACTGGATGAGGTGAACAGCACGGCAGCCCAACACCGGCTCCGCACCCTCCTAGAGGACCTCATGGAGATGGAGAAGGTTCTCCACGACATGGACATCCTCTCAGCACTGGCCAGGCtcctgcccaggggagcctgcaCCAGCAAGGCTCCACCACCTACCGCCAACAGCACTGGCTGGGCCAGTGCTAATGCCACAGCCAGCAATGCCACGGTGGAAGAGGAGGGTGCCAGGGGGGACCTGGCTGGTGGTGACAACCCCCAGGGGCAGTTCTCAGCCTTTGTGCAGCTTTGGGCTGGTCTGCAACCCATCCTCTGTGGCAACAACCG GACAATTGAACCTGAGGCACTGAAGCAGGGCAACATGAGCTCTCTGGGTTTCACCAGCAAGGAACAGCGAAACCTAGGACTCCTCGTACATCTTATGACCAGCAACCCCAAAATTCTTTACGCTCCTGTGGGTACCGAAGTGGACAAGGTCATTCTGAAG GCCAACGAGACCTTTGCCTTTGTGGGCAATGTCACCCACTATGCCAAGGCATGGCTGAACATATCACCTGAGATCCGGGCCTACCTGGAAGAGGGCAGGCTGCAGAGACGTATCCGCTGGCTCCAGCAG TTCACCACTGACCTCCACAAGCACCCAGAGATCCTGAATGTCTCCGAAAATGACCTTCTCCGCAACTTGCTCAATGGCAACTTCTCACTGCCCAATGCCAGtgtcctgctccagcagctggacACTATTGATAATGCTGCCTGTGGCTGGGTCCACTTCATGGCCAAG GTCAGTGTGGACATCTTCAAGGGCTTCCCAGATGAGGAAAGCATCGTCAACTACACACTGAACCAGGCCTACCAGGACAACGTCACAGTCTTTGCCA GTGTGATCTTCCAGACCAACAGGGATGGCTCACTGCCCCCGCATGTCATGTACAAGATCAGGCAGAACTCCAGCTTCACGGAGAAGACCAACGAGATCCGGCGTGCATACTGGCGGCCCGGACCCAACACTGGTGGCCGCTTCTACTTCCTCTATGGCTTTGTCTGGATCCAGG ACATGATGGAGCGTGCCCTCATCAACACTTTTGTTGGCCATGATGTGGTGGAGCCTGGCAACTATGTGCAGATGTTCCCATACCCATGTTACACCCGGGACGA CTTTCTCTTCGTCATCGAGCACATGATGCCCCTGTGCATGGTGATCTCCTGGGTCTACTCAGTAGCCATGATGATCCAGCATATtgtgaccgagaaggagcatCGCCTGAAAGAG GTCATGAAGATGATGGGCTTGAACAATGCAGTGCATTGGGTGGCTTGGTTCATCACCGGCTTCGTCCAGCTCTCCATCTCAGTCACAGCACTCACTGCAATCCTGAAATATGGCAAGGTCCTGATGCACAGTGACGTCCTCATCATCTGGCTCTTTCTCGCCATCTATGCTGTGGCCACCATCATGTTCTG TTTCCTGGTGTCAGTGCTCTACTCCAAGGCCAAGCTGGCTTCTGCCTGTGGAGGCATCATCTATTTCCTCAGCTACGTGCCCTACATGTACGTGGCCATCCGGGAGGAGGTGGCGCATGACAAGATCACGGCCTTTGAGAAGTGCATTGCG TCTCTCATGTCCACCACGGCCTTTGGGCTGGGCTCCAAGTACTTTGCGCTGTATGAGGTGGCTGGTGTGGGCATCCAGTGGCACACCTTCAGCCAGTCGCCTGTGGAAGGAGATGACTTCAACCTCCTGCTGTCCATGATGATGCTTATCATAGATGCTGTGGTGTACGGGGTGCTCACGTGGTACATTGAGGCTGTGCACCCGG GCATGTTTGGCCTGCCGCGGCCCTGGTACTTCCCGTTCCAGAAGTCCTACTGGCTGGGAAATGGAAGAGTGGAGACCTGGGAGTGGACCTGGCCCTGGTCACATACCACCCGCCTCAGCATCATGGAAGAGGATCAGGCCTGCGCCAtggagagcaggaggctgg AGGAGACACGGGGAATTGAGGAGGAGCCAACCCACCTCCCCTTGGTCGTCTGCATTGACAAGCTCACCAAGGTCTACAAGACAGACAAGAAACTGGCACTGAACAAGCTGAGCCTCAACCTCTATGAGAACCAGGTGGTGTCCTTCCTGGGGCACAATGGTGCAGGCAAAACCACCACCAT GTCCATCCTGACTGGCTTGTTCCCTCCGACCTCGGGCTCCGCTACCATCTATGGCCACGATATCCGAACAGAGATGGATGAGATCCGGAAAAACCTGGGCATGTGTCCCCAGCACAATGTGCTCTTCGACAAGCTGACAGTGGAGGAGCACCTCTGGTTCTACTCACAGCTCAAGAGCATGGCAGAGGAGGAGATCCGCAAGGAGATGGACAA GATGATTGAGGATCTGGAGCTCTCCAACAAACGCCATTCCCTGGTGCAGACCCTCTCAGGAGGCATGAAGAGGAAGCTGTCAGTGGCCATTGCCTTTGTAGGTGGGTCACGGGCTGTGATCTTGGACGAGCCCACGGCTGGAGTCGACCCATACGCACGCAGGGCCATCTGGGACCTCATCCTCAAGTACAAGCCAG GGAGGACCATCCTGCTGTCCACTCATCACATGGATGAGGCTGACCTGCTGGGCGACCGCATTGCCATCATCTCCCATGGCAAACTCAAGTGCTGTGGTTCCCCACTCTTCCTCAAGAGCACCTATGGCGATGGCTACAAGCTGACGGTGGTGAAGAGGCAGTCAGACACCAGAAACAGCACAG agccaggccaGCCCCACAGTCCTCTAGGCCACTCTTCTGTCAGCCCCTGCTCTGAGCCCCGCGTCTCCCAGTTTATCAAGAAATACGTGGCCTCCTGCCTCCTCATCTCGGACACCAACACTGAGCTCTCCTACATCCTGCCAAGCGAGGCTGTCAAGAAGGGCTGCTTTGAGAGGCTCTTCCAG CACTTGGAGCAAAGTCTGGAGGAACTTGACCTCACCAGTTTTGGGCTGATGGACACCACACTTGAGGAGGTCTTCCTGAAGGTGTCTGAGGAGGACCAGTCCCTGGAGAACAGTGATGTGG ACATGAAGGAGTCCAAGAAGGATGCCCTCCAGCCACCTGTCCCTGAGCTGGGCCCAAAGCCAGAGGCCAATGGGGAGCCCCTGGCTGAGGTGGACGTGCCTGAGAAGCCCGAGGTAGAGCTCAGCAACCTGGTGACATGCTCCAAGCTGGCGCAGTCGCAGGCGTCCTTGCGCTCGGCCTCCTCGGTGGGCTCCGTGCGGGGTGACGAAGGTGGGGCTTATTCTGAGTTCTTTGGGGATTACTCTCCATTGTTTGACAATCATCAGGACCCTGACAACATCAGTCTGCAAG ACCAAGAGGCCGATGTGGAGGCAGAGGACCATGACTTGGCTGGGCAGGGGACCTTCAAGCTGGAGGGCTCATGGCTGAAGCTGCGCCAGTTCCACGGGCTGATTGTAAAACGCTTCCACTGTGCCAAGCGCAACACCAAGGCCCTCTTCTCTCAGATCCTTCTGCCTGCCTTCTTTGTCTGCGTGGCCATGACTGTGGCACTCTCCGTGCCTGAAATAG GTGACCTGCCACCCCTCATCCTCTCGCCATCACAGTACCACAATTACACCCAGCCCAAGGGCAATTTCATTCCTTATGCCAACGAGGAGCGGCGTGAGTACCg catcAGGCTGTCTCCAGatgccagcccccagcagctaGTGAACACCTTCCACCTGCCCTCTGGCATCGGGGCCACCTGTGTGCTCAAGACAGCCTTCAACAACACACTGGACCAACCCATGCAGACCCTGAACCTCAATAGCAATGAGTCCAAGATGCTGGCAGCCAAGTACTTTGATGCTATGTGCATCGACTCCTTCACTCAGGGCCTGCCGCTCTCCAACTTCGTGCCACCgcctccatccccagctccttccGACTACCCCATCTCAGTGGATGAGGACTTGCTGCATGCTTGGAACTCCACAATCTTCTCTTCTGCTATCAAAG AGACCGTCacctcagcccctgccctgccccggaTCATCCATGAGCCTATCAAGTGCACATGCTCCATGCAGGGGACTGGTTTCTCATGCCCCAGTGGTGTGGGAGGCCATCCCCCACAGATGAAAGTGGTGACGGGGGACATCCTGGCAGACATCACGGGGCGCAACGTCTCCGAGTACCTGCTCTACACCTCGGACCGCTTCCGTCTGCACAG GTACGGGGCACTCACCTTTGGCAATGTCCAGAAATCCATCCCAGCCTCCTTTGGGGCCAGGGCTCCTGCCATGGTGCGCAAGATTGCCGTCCGGAGAACAGCCCAG GTCTTCTACAACAACAAGGGCTACCACAGCATGCCCACCTACCTCAATGCTCTCAACAATGCCATCCTACGAGCGAACCTGCCCAAGAGCAAAGGCAACCCTGCTGCCTACG GCATCACGGTCACCAACCATCCCATGAACAAGACGAGCGCCAGCCTGTCCTTGGATTACCT TCTGCAAGGCACAGACGTGGTGATTGCCATCTTCATCATTGTGGCCATGTCCTTTGTGCCTGCCAGCTTTGTGGTGTTCTTGGTGGCTGAAAAGGCCACCAAGGCCAAACACCTGCAGTTTGTGAGCGGCTGCGACCCTGTCATCTACTGGTTGGCCAACTACGTGTGGGATATG tTGAACTACCTGGTACCAGCCACGTGCTGTATCATTATCCTTTTCGTGTTTGACCTCCCGGCATACACCTCTCCCACCAACTTCCCAGCCGTCCTCTCACTCTTTCTGCTGTATGG CTGGTCCATCACCCCCATCATGTACCCTGCCTCCTTCTGGTTTGAGGTGCCCAGCTCTGCCTACGTCTTCCTCATCGTCATCAACCTCTTCATTGGCATCACTGCCACTGTCGCCAcgttcctgctgcagctctttgaGCATGACAAG GATTTGAAGGTGGTGAACAGCTACCTGAAGAGCTGCTTCCTTGTATTCCCTAACTACAACCTGGGCCATGGCTTGATGGAGATGGCTTACAATGAGTACATCAATGAGTACTACGCCAAGATTG GGCAGTTTGATAAAATGAAATCACCTTTTGAATGGGACATTGTGACGCGTGGACTTGTCGCCATGACAATTGAAGGCTTTGTCGGCTTCTTCATCACCATCATGTGCCAATACAACTTCTTCCGGAAGCCCCA GCGGCTTCCTGTCTCCACCAAGCCCATCGAAGATGACATTGATGTAGCCAATGAGCGGCACCGTGTCCTGCGTGGGGATGCTGACAATGACATGCTGAAGATTGAAAATCTCACCAAG gtATACAAGTCCCGCAAGATTGGGCGCATCCTGGCCGTGGATCGGCTGTGCGTGGGTGTGCGGCCTGGGGAGTGCTTCGGGCTGCTGGGTGTCAATGGTGCGGGAAAGACGACCACCTTCAAGATGTTGACGGGGGACGAGAGCACCACAGGAGGAGAGGCCTTCGTTAATGGGCACAG CATCCTGAAGGAGCTCCTGCAGGTGCAGCAGAGCTTGGGCTACTGCCCACAGTTCGATGCGCTCTTCGACGAGCTGACAGCCCAGGAGCACCTGGAGCTCTACACCCGCCTGCGTGGCATCCCGTGGAAAGATGAGGAGCGG GTAGTCAAGTGGGCACTGAAGAAGCTTGAGCTGACCAAATACGCTGACAAGCCTGCCAGCACCTACAGTGGAGGCAACAAGAGGAAGCTGTCCACAGCCATCGCATTGATCGGCTACCCAGCCTTCATCTTCCTG GATGAGCCAACAACGGGGATGGATCCCAAGGCACGGCGCTTCCTCTGGAACCTCATCCTGGATGTCATCAAAACAGGCCGCTCCGTGGTGCTCACGTCCCACAG CATGGAGGAATGTGAGGCGCTCTGTACCCGCCTGGCCATCATGGTGAATGGGCGGCTCAAATGTCTTGGCAGCATCCAGCATCTGAAAAACAG GTTTGGAGATGGCTACATGATCACAGTGCGCACAAAGTCCAGCCTCAACGTCAAGGAGGTGGTGAGGTTCTTCAACCGCAACTTTCCTGAGGCCATCCTCAAG GAGCGGCACCACACTAAGGCCCAGTACCAGCTCAAGTCAGACCAGATCTCACTGGCACAGGTCTTCAGCAAAATGGAGCAGGTGGTGGATGTGCTGGGCATTGAAGACTACTCTGTCAGCCAGACCACACTGGACAAT GTGTTTGTGAATTTTGCCAAGAAGCAAAGTGACaacctggagcagcaggagacaaGCCCTAGCTGTGCAATGCAGTCACCCTTGGAACATGTGCTGAGCCTTCTGCGCCCACGGGCAACCCCCACGGAGCTGCAGGCCttggtggtggaggagcaggaggaccTGGAAACTGATGATGAAGGCCTCATAAGCTTCGAGGAGGAGAGG GCTCAGCTCTCATTCAACACGGACACGCTGTGCTGA